The following proteins are co-located in the Candidatus Latescibacter sp. genome:
- a CDS encoding GspE/PulE family protein, which translates to MTFSNELKLCKNLVDSGLITQGQLDVALNDQSRTKESLVNILHNLGFISKDQASSSMAELAGVERVELNQLQIASEVLRLVPLSFAQKYRLIPLSRENQSLTVAMCDPLNVLVIDQLRRQTGFHIKPVFALESEITQALEHYYGRKAESETAKDALENGPGETGVEMAAKQITQTTPVMQLVDQLIAKAIGDEATDIHIEPGAKLVRTRFRIDGILYQGTTIPKNLQHTVTTRLKIMADLNISESRLPQDGKIIFSLGNKDIDIRISTFPVIYGENIVLRILDKERLILGLDHLGFSPSNLAVFQKAIRRPNGIILVTGPTGSGKTTTLYSTLSAINSFEQNIITLEDPVEYELQSIRQSQVNLKAGFTFPVGLRSILRQDPDVILVGEMRDKETIEVAIRAALTGHLVFSTLHTNDAPGAVPRLLDMGIESYLLASSLVLVIAQRLVRNICTHCKTIGEPKEEHIRAIGWETAQVKQMSFYYGRGCSHCHNTGYRGRMAIFEILPVSLKIRDLIVEKADSGAILNAARKEGMTTMLEDGVQKVKAGITTLEEVIRVAYSE; encoded by the coding sequence ATGACTTTTTCCAATGAATTGAAACTGTGCAAGAATTTGGTCGATTCTGGGCTGATAACCCAGGGACAGTTAGATGTTGCTCTCAATGATCAGAGCAGGACCAAGGAATCTCTGGTGAATATTTTACACAATTTAGGCTTTATTAGTAAGGATCAGGCCTCTTCGTCTATGGCCGAACTGGCAGGAGTGGAGAGAGTCGAGCTTAATCAATTGCAGATTGCATCCGAGGTCCTTCGCTTAGTGCCGTTATCCTTTGCGCAAAAATACAGGCTCATACCCCTGTCTCGAGAGAACCAAAGTCTAACAGTTGCTATGTGTGACCCTCTTAATGTATTGGTAATTGACCAACTGCGAAGGCAGACTGGATTCCATATAAAGCCAGTTTTTGCTCTGGAATCAGAGATAACTCAGGCTCTGGAGCATTACTACGGAAGAAAAGCTGAATCAGAGACAGCAAAAGATGCTTTGGAAAATGGACCGGGAGAAACAGGGGTAGAAATGGCAGCAAAACAGATAACTCAAACTACCCCGGTAATGCAATTAGTGGACCAACTCATTGCCAAGGCAATAGGAGATGAAGCAACCGATATTCACATAGAACCCGGCGCGAAACTGGTTCGAACACGCTTCCGTATTGATGGTATTCTCTATCAAGGAACAACTATTCCTAAAAACCTACAGCATACTGTTACTACACGTCTCAAAATAATGGCTGACCTCAATATCTCTGAGAGTCGTCTCCCCCAGGATGGGAAAATAATTTTCTCACTGGGAAATAAGGACATAGATATCAGAATTTCTACATTTCCTGTCATTTATGGAGAGAACATTGTCCTTAGAATCTTAGATAAGGAGCGACTGATCCTGGGATTGGACCATTTGGGATTTTCACCTTCAAACCTCGCTGTGTTCCAAAAAGCGATTCGCCGACCCAATGGGATTATTTTAGTCACAGGTCCTACAGGTAGTGGAAAAACCACTACTCTTTATTCCACCCTTTCTGCGATAAATTCTTTTGAACAAAACATTATTACCTTAGAAGATCCAGTAGAGTATGAACTTCAGTCTATTCGCCAATCTCAGGTCAACCTGAAGGCAGGGTTTACATTTCCCGTTGGTTTGAGATCTATATTGAGGCAAGACCCAGACGTGATATTGGTGGGGGAGATGAGGGACAAGGAAACCATAGAGGTGGCGATAAGAGCGGCTCTTACTGGTCATCTAGTCTTCAGTACCCTGCATACCAATGATGCTCCTGGAGCAGTGCCTCGTCTCCTGGATATGGGAATAGAGTCTTACCTTCTGGCATCTTCACTAGTGTTAGTAATTGCCCAGAGACTAGTGAGAAACATCTGCACCCACTGCAAGACAATAGGAGAACCGAAAGAAGAACATATTCGTGCAATAGGATGGGAAACGGCACAGGTAAAACAGATGAGTTTTTACTATGGCAGAGGATGTTCCCATTGTCATAATACCGGATATAGAGGACGTATGGCCATATTTGAAATTCTTCCGGTAAGCTTAAAAATAAGAGATTTGATAGTGGAAAAGGCGGACAGCGGGGCTATCCTAAATGCAGCACGAAAAGAAGGTATGACTACTATGTTAGAGGATGGAGTACAAAAGGTGAAGGCTGGAATTACCACGTTAGA